A genomic window from Tolypothrix sp. PCC 7910 includes:
- a CDS encoding superoxide dismutase — protein MSMNRRHFLFLVGAGVGTFALEACALAENSPSENPTSPEPKSDAKGAIQLPPLPYAYDALEPHIDAKTMQFHHDKHHATYVKNLNAALEKHPQLKGRTVEELLRQLDKVPADIRKTLRNNGGGHVNHSMFWQIMKPKGGGEPTGAIATAINENFGNFAAFKKQFNEAGAGQFGSGWVWLVRNKNGKLEVTTTANQDTPLSQGKYPILGNDVWEHAYYLNYQNRRADYLEAWWNVVNWDEINKRFAAASKFA, from the coding sequence ATGAGTATGAATCGACGACATTTCTTGTTTTTAGTTGGTGCGGGTGTGGGTACTTTTGCACTGGAAGCTTGCGCTTTGGCAGAGAACTCTCCTAGTGAAAACCCAACAAGTCCGGAACCAAAATCAGATGCTAAAGGGGCAATTCAATTACCGCCTCTGCCTTATGCCTATGATGCGCTGGAACCACATATTGATGCTAAAACTATGCAGTTTCATCACGATAAGCATCATGCAACTTATGTGAAAAACTTGAATGCAGCTTTGGAGAAACATCCACAACTTAAAGGCAGAACTGTTGAAGAACTGTTACGTCAACTTGACAAAGTACCTGCTGATATTCGCAAAACTTTACGCAATAATGGCGGCGGTCATGTAAATCACTCGATGTTTTGGCAAATTATGAAGCCTAAAGGTGGTGGTGAACCTACAGGGGCGATCGCAACTGCTATTAATGAAAATTTCGGTAATTTTGCAGCTTTCAAAAAACAATTTAATGAAGCTGGCGCGGGTCAATTTGGTAGTGGTTGGGTTTGGCTGGTTCGCAACAAAAATGGCAAATTGGAAGTGACTACTACAGCTAATCAAGACACTCCGTTAAGTCAAGGAAAATACCCAATTTTAGGCAATGATGTTTGGGAACACGCCTATTACCTCAACTACCAAAACCGCCGTGCCGATTATTTAGAAGCGTGGTGGAATGTGGTTAATTGGGATGAGATTAATAAGCGATTTGCCGCCGCCAGTAAGTTTGCTTAG